One stretch of Cohnella algarum DNA includes these proteins:
- a CDS encoding IS256 family transposase translates to MGLWTKEQLRSFIKENNLVTAQDAQNALKDLFAETLQEMLEAEMDTHLGYSKHDVQNKQTKNSRNGKSKKIVTSEYGDQEIAVPRDRLGEFEPLVVKKHQSNVTGIEDQIVALYAKGVSTREIQDHLQNLYGLEVSPTFISNVTNKIIPLIKEWQNRPLQGVYAVVFLDAIHFKVKQDGAIVNKAAYMVIGIDMDGNKDVLGMWIGENESAKFWLSVLNDLKNRGVQDILITCVDNLTGFSQAISACYPKTEIQKCIIHQIRNSTRYVSYKDLKKVTADLKPIYKAATEEMALLELDRFEETWGAKYPLIVRSWRSNWDELATFFKYPPELRKLIYTTNMIESYHRQLRKVTKGKSIFPSDEALLKMLYLVTMDVTRKWTGRVQNWGQMLLQLSVFFPDRIGQHLP, encoded by the coding sequence ATGGGATTATGGACGAAAGAGCAGCTGCGGAGTTTCATCAAGGAGAATAATCTGGTCACCGCACAGGATGCGCAGAATGCGCTAAAGGACCTGTTTGCCGAAACGCTGCAAGAAATGCTAGAGGCCGAAATGGATACGCACCTGGGCTATAGCAAGCATGACGTGCAGAACAAGCAGACGAAGAACAGTCGCAACGGTAAGAGCAAGAAAATCGTCACTAGCGAGTACGGCGACCAGGAGATTGCCGTGCCACGGGATCGCCTGGGCGAGTTCGAGCCGCTCGTGGTGAAGAAGCATCAGTCCAACGTGACGGGGATCGAGGATCAGATCGTCGCCCTGTACGCCAAAGGCGTCAGCACGCGGGAGATCCAGGACCATCTGCAGAATCTCTATGGTTTGGAGGTCTCGCCAACCTTTATTTCCAATGTCACGAATAAGATCATTCCGCTCATCAAAGAGTGGCAGAATCGGCCGTTGCAGGGCGTATACGCGGTCGTCTTCCTGGACGCCATCCACTTCAAGGTGAAGCAAGACGGGGCGATCGTGAACAAAGCTGCCTACATGGTCATTGGGATCGACATGGACGGCAACAAGGACGTGCTGGGCATGTGGATCGGCGAGAACGAGTCCGCGAAGTTCTGGCTGAGCGTCTTGAACGATCTTAAGAATCGCGGCGTTCAGGACATCCTTATCACCTGTGTCGACAACCTCACGGGCTTCTCCCAGGCGATCTCTGCCTGTTATCCGAAGACGGAGATTCAGAAGTGCATCATCCACCAGATCCGCAACTCCACGCGCTACGTCTCCTACAAGGATCTGAAGAAGGTGACGGCCGATCTGAAGCCCATCTACAAGGCTGCTACGGAGGAAATGGCTCTGCTGGAACTCGACCGCTTTGAGGAGACGTGGGGCGCCAAGTATCCCCTTATTGTCCGCTCATGGCGCAGCAATTGGGACGAACTCGCCACCTTCTTCAAGTATCCGCCTGAGCTTCGTAAGCTCATCTACACGACGAACATGATTGAGAGCTATCATCGCCAATTGCGAAAAGTCACCAAAGGGAAAAGCATCTTCCCAAGCGACGAGGCGCTACTGAAAATGCTGTACTTAGTCACGATGGACGTCACCCGCAAATGGACCGGTCGTGTTCAAAACTGGGGACAGATGCTCCTGCAGCTCTCCGTCTTCTTTCCGGACCGGATCGGCCAGCACTTACCTTGA
- a CDS encoding ABC transporter ATP-binding protein, whose translation MKAHDIDADSCLLKAQGLTKRFGILTANESINLEVRPGSIHAILGENGAGKSTLMKMLYGVYVPDEGQILMDGQVVELHPPTKARAKGIGMVFQDFRVVPALTVLDNIALAVGKGWRLRRKQLREQIRQISAKYGLAVDPDAYVWQLDLGQRQRLEIVKVLLVPGTRIIIFDEPTSVLVPQEVESFLRMLDLLRKDGYGILLITHKINEVLACADQATVLRAGKITHQVTREEGLDGDALVAAMMGDKSLKAVVKPAPDLSETPSEVLRLDNGTIKGDHGEAVLSDVKLSLRKGEIVGVAGISGSGQRELAETLFGLRKLSAGTLAVHGKEMKGDVKAFLEAGVSFVSEDPIKESVIPGFTILQHMVLDGMPVRNKGRASTGHGSGRSSRRARKRGRWPSPLPNGERINCPAATCSGWSFPGR comes from the coding sequence ATGAAGGCGCACGATATCGACGCGGACTCCTGCCTTCTGAAGGCGCAAGGCTTGACGAAACGGTTCGGAATCCTTACGGCGAATGAGTCGATTAACCTTGAGGTCAGACCGGGCTCCATTCATGCCATCCTCGGGGAAAACGGCGCGGGTAAAAGCACGCTGATGAAAATGCTCTACGGCGTGTACGTGCCCGATGAAGGCCAAATCCTGATGGACGGACAGGTCGTCGAACTTCACCCGCCGACGAAGGCAAGGGCGAAAGGGATCGGGATGGTGTTTCAGGACTTCCGGGTCGTTCCGGCGCTGACCGTGCTGGACAACATCGCGCTGGCGGTCGGAAAAGGCTGGCGGCTGCGGAGAAAGCAGCTGCGGGAGCAAATCAGGCAAATTTCGGCCAAATACGGCCTGGCGGTCGATCCGGACGCTTACGTATGGCAGCTTGACCTGGGACAGCGGCAGCGGCTGGAGATCGTCAAAGTGCTGCTCGTTCCGGGCACGAGAATCATTATTTTCGACGAGCCGACGAGCGTGCTCGTTCCCCAGGAAGTGGAATCCTTTCTCCGAATGCTCGACCTGCTGCGCAAGGACGGCTACGGCATTTTGCTCATCACTCATAAAATCAACGAAGTTCTCGCCTGCGCGGACCAGGCGACGGTGCTGAGAGCGGGAAAAATCACGCACCAGGTGACCCGCGAGGAGGGGCTCGACGGAGACGCGCTCGTCGCGGCCATGATGGGCGACAAGTCGCTGAAGGCCGTCGTGAAGCCGGCTCCCGACTTGTCGGAAACGCCGTCCGAGGTGCTTCGCCTCGACAACGGCACGATCAAAGGCGATCACGGCGAGGCGGTGCTCTCCGACGTGAAGCTTTCGCTGCGGAAAGGCGAAATCGTCGGCGTCGCAGGCATTTCCGGCAGCGGCCAGCGAGAGCTGGCGGAAACGCTGTTCGGCCTTCGCAAGCTGTCCGCCGGCACGCTCGCCGTGCACGGCAAGGAGATGAAAGGCGACGTCAAGGCGTTTCTGGAAGCGGGCGTTAGCTTCGTCTCCGAGGATCCGATCAAGGAATCGGTCATTCCGGGCTTCACGATTTTGCAGCATATGGTGCTGGACGGCATGCCGGTCCGCAACAAGGGGCGGGCATCGACTGGGCACGGCTCCGGTCGGAGCTCGAGGCGAGCGAGGAAGCGAGGTCGCTGGCCCTCGCCGCTCCCGAACGGAGAGCGGATCAATTGTCCGGCGGCAACGTGCAGCGGATGGTCCTTTCCCGGGCGCTGA
- a CDS encoding cysteine hydrolase family protein: MYIQADPYLYPFDGNITARNTALIVIDMQTDFCGPGGYVDRMGYDLSLTRRAIGPIRKLLAAARAIPGFTVIHTREGHRPDLSDLPENKRWRSKQIGAEIGSQGPAGKILVRGEPGWQIIEELAPAEGEIVIDKPGKGSFYATDLDLILKTKGIRNLILTGITTDVCVHTTMREANDRGYECLILEDCTGATDFNNHLAALQMVKMQGGVFGSVSDSEKVIAALGGLA, encoded by the coding sequence ATGTATATTCAAGCGGATCCTTACCTGTATCCTTTTGACGGAAATATAACGGCTCGCAATACGGCGCTGATCGTGATCGATATGCAGACGGATTTTTGCGGTCCCGGCGGGTACGTGGATCGGATGGGGTACGATCTTTCGCTGACCCGGCGGGCGATCGGGCCGATCCGGAAGCTGCTGGCCGCCGCAAGGGCGATTCCCGGATTTACGGTCATTCATACGCGCGAAGGCCATCGTCCCGACCTGTCCGACTTGCCCGAAAACAAGAGATGGCGGAGCAAGCAGATCGGGGCCGAAATCGGCTCGCAGGGGCCGGCCGGAAAAATACTGGTCCGGGGCGAGCCCGGCTGGCAAATTATCGAGGAGCTGGCGCCGGCCGAAGGGGAAATCGTCATCGACAAACCCGGCAAAGGAAGCTTTTACGCGACGGATCTGGATTTGATTTTGAAAACGAAAGGGATCCGCAATCTCATTTTGACCGGCATTACGACGGACGTTTGCGTCCATACGACGATGCGCGAGGCGAACGACCGGGGCTACGAGTGTCTGATTTTGGAGGATTGCACCGGCGCGACCGATTTCAACAACCACCTCGCCGCTCTCCAGATGGTGAAGATGCAAGGCGGCGTGTTCGGCAGCGTGTCCGACTCGGAGAAGGTCATCGCGGCTTTGGGCGGCTTGGCCTGA
- the rplI gene encoding 50S ribosomal protein L9: MKVIFLQDVKGQGKKGEVKEVSEGYARNFLLPKGYVQVATEGNKKTLDQMKASADKRKAKEKEDAQALAKKLGETTVVIKAKAGEGGRLFGAITSKQIAEALEKLGIAIDKRKIDLDEPIRTLGVTQVPLKLYPEVKGTLNVQVAEE, from the coding sequence ATGAAGGTCATTTTCCTGCAAGACGTAAAGGGACAAGGCAAGAAGGGCGAAGTGAAAGAAGTATCCGAAGGGTATGCGCGCAATTTTCTGCTGCCGAAGGGCTATGTCCAAGTGGCGACGGAAGGGAACAAAAAGACGCTCGACCAAATGAAAGCCTCCGCCGACAAGCGCAAGGCGAAAGAGAAGGAAGACGCGCAGGCGCTTGCCAAGAAGCTTGGCGAAACGACGGTCGTCATCAAGGCGAAGGCCGGCGAGGGCGGCCGCCTGTTCGGCGCCATCACGAGCAAGCAAATCGCGGAGGCGCTCGAGAAGCTCGGCATCGCCATCGACAAGCGGAAGATCGACCTGGACGAGCCGATTCGCACGCTCGGCGTGACGCAAGTGCCGCTCAAGCTGTACCCTGAAGTGAAAGGCACGCTGAACGTGCAAGTCGCGGAGGAGTAA
- a CDS encoding ABC transporter permease produces the protein MIADILTGAIRSGTSVMLASQGELVSERAGVINLGTEGSLLAGALGGFAVTVWTGNPWLGALAGGVCGMLLSAIHAFLVISRGANQLATGLTLMFFGMGLTSFLGRDFVSEQIVGFNPVPIPLLSDIPFIGGILFNHDPLTYLSILLVPCLWFVLFRTRVGTILRAAGEREEVLFASGINPKLVRYAGVLAGGFLAGLGGAQLSLAFTHSWVENMAQGRGVVAVALVIFASWLPGRAMLGAYLFGAAQALQLTVQQQGLPISPFFLFMVPYLLTLAALLIVERRKRSTTPEALGKVFAGEGSG, from the coding sequence ATGATTGCGGATATTCTTACGGGGGCGATCCGATCCGGAACGTCCGTCATGCTGGCGTCGCAAGGCGAGCTCGTCTCGGAGCGGGCCGGAGTCATCAATTTGGGAACGGAAGGGTCGCTGCTGGCCGGCGCGCTCGGCGGCTTCGCCGTTACCGTCTGGACCGGCAACCCGTGGCTCGGCGCTTTGGCCGGCGGCGTTTGCGGCATGCTGCTCTCGGCGATTCACGCGTTTCTGGTCATCAGCCGGGGCGCGAACCAGCTGGCCACGGGGCTTACGCTCATGTTTTTCGGAATGGGCCTTACCTCGTTTCTCGGCCGGGATTTCGTTAGCGAGCAGATCGTCGGCTTCAATCCGGTGCCGATCCCGCTGCTTTCGGACATTCCGTTCATCGGCGGCATCCTGTTCAACCACGATCCGCTGACGTACCTTTCGATTCTGCTTGTTCCTTGCTTATGGTTCGTGCTGTTCCGAACCCGGGTCGGCACGATTCTTAGAGCCGCGGGCGAGCGGGAGGAAGTGCTGTTCGCGAGCGGGATCAACCCGAAGCTCGTCCGATACGCCGGCGTGCTGGCGGGCGGCTTCCTGGCCGGCCTCGGCGGCGCTCAGCTGTCGCTTGCGTTCACCCACAGCTGGGTGGAAAACATGGCGCAAGGCCGCGGCGTCGTGGCCGTCGCGCTCGTCATTTTCGCCTCGTGGCTGCCGGGACGGGCGATGCTCGGCGCTTATCTGTTCGGCGCCGCCCAGGCGCTGCAGCTTACGGTGCAGCAGCAGGGGCTTCCGATTTCCCCGTTTTTCCTGTTCATGGTCCCGTACCTGCTGACGCTGGCCGCGCTTCTTATCGTGGAGCGGCGGAAGCGAAGCACGACCCCGGAGGCGCTGGGCAAAGTGTTCGCCGGCGAAGGAAGCGGCTGA
- the atzF gene encoding allophanate hydrolase, which produces MGKRHIPTDLTIEWLSAAYANRELEPEDVIRELIARAEADADMNIWITPPRMERIRPYLERLEATDPSSLPLWGIPFAIKDNIDCAGIPTTAGCPDYQYMPTENATVVERLVAAGAIPLGKTNLDQFATGLVGTRSPYGETHNALRSELISGGSSSGSAVAVARGQAAFALGTDTAGSGRVPAALNGIVGYKPSLGAWPTKGVVPASASLDCVTVFARSLEDALAVDRVARGFDAGDPWSKDIPAPAPRKPKRFLLPKEPLRFFGPFAKEYEAAWEEAKRRLAAMGADWEPVDIGMFMQAAAMLYSGPYVAERWASLGGFVEHHPGSAFPVTEQVLRSGAEERHRAASLFKSLHELQAYRLEAGKLLEDAVLVMPTAGGTWTRDEVRADPIKTNSEMGIYTNHCNLLDLCAAAVPAASAADRLPFGITFFALAANEGLVASAAETFLNGSPWPSGEADRTLVAVCGLHMRGFPLEKQMLGMGARFVREDRTAPKYEMIKLAATPPRPGLIKKTDGGASIGLELWEVPVKSFGAFVTGIAAPLGIGKVELQDGTEVPGFICEGYAEALGEKITALGSWRAVP; this is translated from the coding sequence ATGGGGAAACGCCACATTCCGACCGACCTAACCATCGAGTGGCTAAGCGCGGCTTACGCGAATCGGGAATTGGAGCCGGAGGACGTGATCCGCGAACTGATCGCCCGCGCGGAAGCGGACGCGGACATGAACATCTGGATTACGCCTCCGCGCATGGAACGAATCCGGCCGTATCTGGAACGACTCGAAGCGACCGATCCGTCTTCTTTGCCTTTGTGGGGAATACCGTTCGCGATCAAGGACAACATCGACTGCGCCGGCATTCCGACGACGGCGGGATGCCCGGATTATCAATATATGCCGACGGAAAACGCGACCGTCGTGGAACGTCTCGTCGCGGCCGGGGCCATTCCGCTCGGCAAGACGAATCTGGACCAATTCGCCACGGGACTCGTCGGCACGAGAAGCCCTTACGGGGAGACGCATAATGCGCTAAGGAGCGAACTGATCAGCGGAGGCTCCAGCTCCGGGTCGGCCGTAGCGGTGGCGAGAGGCCAGGCCGCTTTCGCGCTCGGCACGGACACGGCCGGTTCGGGCCGGGTGCCCGCGGCGCTGAACGGCATCGTCGGCTACAAGCCAAGCCTGGGCGCCTGGCCGACAAAAGGGGTCGTGCCGGCCTCGGCCAGCCTCGATTGCGTGACGGTGTTCGCCCGGAGCCTGGAGGATGCGCTGGCCGTCGACCGCGTTGCGAGAGGATTCGACGCCGGCGACCCTTGGTCGAAGGACATTCCCGCGCCCGCGCCAAGGAAGCCGAAGCGCTTTCTGCTGCCGAAGGAGCCGCTGCGGTTTTTCGGACCGTTCGCGAAGGAATACGAAGCGGCATGGGAGGAGGCGAAGCGGCGGCTTGCCGCGATGGGCGCGGACTGGGAGCCGGTCGACATCGGGATGTTCATGCAGGCGGCGGCGATGCTCTACAGCGGCCCGTATGTGGCGGAACGCTGGGCGAGTTTAGGAGGCTTCGTTGAGCATCATCCCGGAAGCGCGTTTCCCGTGACCGAGCAGGTTTTGCGTTCCGGAGCGGAAGAGCGCCACCGCGCGGCATCCTTGTTCAAATCGCTTCACGAGCTGCAAGCCTACCGTCTGGAAGCGGGCAAGCTGCTCGAAGACGCGGTGCTCGTCATGCCGACTGCGGGCGGCACCTGGACGAGAGACGAGGTGCGGGCCGACCCGATCAAAACGAACAGCGAAATGGGTATTTATACGAACCATTGCAACCTGCTCGATTTGTGCGCGGCGGCGGTTCCGGCGGCGAGCGCGGCGGACCGTCTGCCGTTCGGGATTACGTTTTTTGCGCTCGCGGCAAACGAAGGCCTGGTCGCAAGCGCGGCCGAAACGTTTCTGAACGGAAGCCCATGGCCGTCCGGCGAAGCGGATCGAACGCTGGTCGCGGTATGCGGCTTGCATATGCGGGGCTTTCCGCTCGAGAAGCAAATGCTGGGCATGGGCGCCCGATTCGTCCGGGAGGACCGGACCGCTCCGAAGTACGAGATGATCAAGCTCGCCGCGACGCCGCCAAGGCCCGGATTGATCAAAAAAACGGACGGAGGCGCCTCGATCGGCCTGGAGCTGTGGGAAGTGCCGGTCAAGTCGTTCGGCGCGTTCGTGACGGGAATCGCAGCGCCTCTCGGCATCGGCAAGGTGGAGCTGCAGGACGGAACCGAGGTTCCGGGGTTCATTTGCGAAGGCTATGCGGAAGCCCTGGGAGAAAAAATAACGGCGCTGGGAAGCTGGCGCGCCGTTCCATAA
- a CDS encoding ABC transporter permease, protein MSHQASAILPEASGAARSKWAPIGKQALVWLSPFVLYGIFLLFYGVNPLELYASMIQSTFGDLYGFGEVLLKATPFVLTGLAAALPAKAGLVNVGGEGQLAIGALFATTAGVFVLGSYPAWIGIPLMLLAGAFGGAAWGAIIALLKVKGRLNETITSVLLNYVAAYTVSLCVHGFLKDPESFNWPFSPEISWSLRLPIFNGTRLHIGFAIAIVLALAAWYVLAKTRLGFRIRVLGSNRYAAERAGMSINKTYFWVLIAAGAVAGVAGMIEIAGIEGRLRPTTGVNYGYFGFLAAMMAWNSPLKLLGTAFLLGMISVAGNTLEIRSGLPSSSVMILMALVLLFILGSGRRAKR, encoded by the coding sequence ATGAGCCATCAAGCATCCGCGATCTTGCCCGAAGCTTCCGGTGCCGCGCGGAGCAAATGGGCCCCGATCGGCAAACAGGCGCTCGTCTGGCTGTCCCCGTTCGTGCTGTACGGCATTTTCCTGCTGTTCTATGGCGTCAACCCGCTCGAGCTGTACGCCTCGATGATTCAATCGACGTTCGGCGATTTGTACGGCTTCGGCGAAGTGCTGCTCAAAGCCACGCCGTTCGTGCTGACGGGGCTTGCGGCGGCGCTGCCCGCCAAAGCGGGGCTGGTCAACGTCGGCGGGGAAGGGCAGCTGGCGATCGGGGCGCTGTTCGCGACGACGGCGGGGGTCTTTGTCCTCGGCTCCTATCCCGCCTGGATCGGCATTCCGCTCATGCTGCTGGCCGGCGCGTTCGGCGGCGCGGCATGGGGAGCGATCATCGCGCTGCTCAAAGTCAAAGGCCGCCTGAACGAAACGATTACGAGCGTTCTGCTCAACTACGTCGCGGCTTACACCGTCAGCTTATGCGTTCACGGGTTTCTGAAAGATCCGGAATCGTTCAACTGGCCGTTTTCTCCGGAAATTTCCTGGTCGCTGCGGCTCCCGATTTTTAACGGCACGCGGCTGCACATCGGCTTTGCAATCGCGATCGTGCTGGCCTTGGCGGCATGGTACGTGCTGGCGAAAACGAGGCTCGGCTTCCGGATCCGGGTGCTCGGCAGCAACCGGTACGCGGCGGAAAGAGCCGGCATGAGCATCAATAAAACGTACTTCTGGGTGCTGATCGCGGCCGGCGCCGTCGCCGGCGTCGCGGGCATGATCGAAATTGCCGGCATCGAAGGGCGCCTTCGTCCGACGACCGGCGTCAACTACGGCTACTTCGGGTTTCTCGCGGCGATGATGGCATGGAACAGTCCGCTGAAGCTGTTGGGAACCGCGTTTCTCCTCGGCATGATCAGCGTGGCGGGCAATACGCTCGAAATCCGTTCCGGATTGCCGTCTTCCTCGGTCATGATCCTGATGGCGCTGGTGCTTCTGTTCATTCTCGGAAGCGGAAGGAGGGCGAAGCGATGA
- a CDS encoding BMP family ABC transporter substrate-binding protein, with protein sequence MRKQTKKLAKSMVFGLMALIALLAGCSQPGGNSSAPSSGASPSAAASGSGEAIGTGGSAVGFIFVGTKDDYGYNQAAYQGSVAVEEAFPDLKVLRAENVPETAEAERVMEQMIQEGAKIIFPTSYGHLDPALNVAKRHPDVVFYHQGGLKTAENLGTYFGTMWEPVYLAGVAAGKMSETGKLGYIVSVPIPQVLLNVNAFEQGAKSVNPNATTSVVFTGSWCDPGQQANAANSLIDGGADVLTQHQDCSKTIVETAERRGVMTVGYHADSSSLAPEGWITGSVWNWPDLFVDMVQTAVDGSFKGSIYDGKFRGTLADDVVQLAPFGKNVPEDVKAAVEEAKAKLISGELHPFAGPVKDQAGTVRFAEGTTPTIDELEATDFLVEGVIGNISQ encoded by the coding sequence ATGAGAAAACAAACGAAAAAGTTGGCAAAAAGCATGGTATTCGGCCTGATGGCCCTGATCGCGCTGCTCGCGGGATGCAGCCAGCCTGGCGGCAACAGCAGCGCTCCGTCAAGCGGCGCCTCGCCGTCCGCGGCGGCGTCGGGTTCGGGCGAAGCGATCGGCACGGGCGGCTCGGCCGTCGGCTTTATTTTCGTCGGAACGAAGGACGATTACGGCTACAATCAAGCGGCGTACCAAGGCAGCGTGGCCGTCGAGGAAGCGTTCCCCGACCTGAAGGTGCTTCGCGCCGAGAACGTGCCGGAAACGGCCGAAGCCGAGCGCGTCATGGAGCAGATGATCCAGGAAGGCGCGAAAATCATTTTCCCGACCTCCTACGGCCATCTCGATCCGGCTCTCAACGTGGCGAAACGCCACCCGGACGTCGTGTTCTACCACCAGGGCGGCCTGAAAACGGCGGAAAACCTCGGTACCTACTTCGGCACGATGTGGGAGCCGGTATACCTCGCGGGCGTAGCGGCAGGCAAAATGTCCGAAACCGGCAAGCTCGGCTACATCGTTTCGGTTCCGATCCCGCAAGTGCTGCTTAACGTGAACGCCTTCGAACAAGGCGCGAAGTCGGTCAACCCGAACGCGACGACGTCCGTCGTCTTTACGGGAAGCTGGTGCGACCCGGGCCAGCAAGCGAACGCGGCGAACTCGCTCATCGACGGCGGCGCCGACGTGCTGACCCAGCACCAGGATTGCAGCAAAACGATCGTCGAAACGGCCGAACGCCGCGGCGTCATGACGGTAGGCTACCATGCCGATTCGTCCTCGCTCGCTCCGGAAGGCTGGATAACGGGTTCCGTATGGAACTGGCCGGATCTGTTCGTCGACATGGTGCAAACGGCGGTCGACGGCAGCTTCAAAGGCAGCATCTATGACGGCAAATTCCGCGGCACGCTGGCCGACGACGTCGTTCAGCTCGCGCCGTTCGGCAAAAACGTTCCGGAAGACGTCAAAGCGGCGGTGGAAGAGGCGAAGGCCAAGCTGATCAGCGGAGAGCTTCATCCGTTCGCGGGTCCGGTCAAGGATCAGGCCGGCACGGTCCGTTTCGCGGAGGGCACGACGCCGACGATCGACGAGCTGGAAGCGACGGACTTCCTCGTGGAAGGCGTCATCGGCAACATCAGCCAGTAA
- the dnaB gene encoding replicative DNA helicase produces the protein MASGETMLYDRVPPQNLEAEQAVLGAILLEIEALITAMERLRSEDFYSVAHQRIFEAMIDLNENNEPLDLITLTALLQDRGQLEEIGGVSYLAKLANAVPTAANVEYYAQIVEEKSMLRRLIRTATQIVSSGYTTEDDVGALLNDAEARIMELSNRRAAHGFISIRDVLMDVFERVEFLYNHKGGTTGIPSGFPDLDKMTSGFQRSDLIIVAARPSVGKTAFALNIAQNVAVRASETVAIFSLEMSAAQLVNRMICAESNVDAGRMRTGFLEGDDWEKLSMAIGSLSEAQIYIDDTPGITVADIRAKCRRLKKEKGLGMILIDYLQLIQGRGKPGENRQQEVSEISRTLKQIARELEVPVIALSQLSRGVEQRQDKRPMMSDLRESGSIEQDADIVAFLYRDDYYNQDTEKKNIIEIIIAKQRNGPVGTVELVFLKNFNKFVSLDRSHSDPLAGTA, from the coding sequence ATGGCAAGCGGGGAAACGATGTTGTACGACCGGGTTCCGCCGCAAAATCTCGAAGCGGAACAAGCGGTGCTCGGCGCCATCCTGCTGGAAATCGAAGCGCTCATCACGGCGATGGAGCGGCTTCGGTCCGAGGATTTCTACAGCGTCGCCCACCAGCGGATTTTCGAAGCGATGATCGATCTGAACGAAAACAACGAGCCGCTCGATCTGATCACGCTCACCGCCTTGCTTCAGGACCGCGGGCAGCTCGAGGAAATCGGCGGCGTCAGTTACCTGGCCAAGCTGGCCAACGCCGTGCCGACGGCCGCCAACGTGGAGTATTACGCGCAGATCGTCGAAGAGAAGTCGATGCTGCGCCGGCTCATCCGGACCGCGACGCAAATCGTTTCCAGCGGTTACACGACGGAGGACGACGTCGGAGCGCTGCTGAACGACGCCGAAGCGCGGATCATGGAGCTGTCCAACCGGCGGGCGGCGCACGGGTTCATCAGCATTCGCGACGTCCTGATGGACGTCTTCGAGCGCGTGGAGTTCCTTTACAACCATAAGGGAGGCACGACGGGCATTCCGTCCGGGTTTCCCGATCTCGACAAAATGACGTCCGGCTTCCAGCGAAGCGATCTCATCATCGTCGCGGCCCGTCCTTCCGTCGGGAAGACGGCCTTCGCGCTCAACATCGCGCAAAACGTCGCGGTGCGCGCTTCGGAAACCGTCGCGATCTTCAGTCTCGAAATGTCGGCCGCGCAGCTCGTCAACCGGATGATTTGCGCGGAGTCGAACGTCGACGCGGGCCGGATGCGGACCGGCTTCCTCGAGGGAGACGACTGGGAAAAGCTGTCGATGGCGATCGGCTCGCTGTCGGAGGCGCAAATCTACATCGACGATACGCCCGGCATTACGGTAGCCGACATCCGCGCCAAGTGCCGCCGTCTCAAGAAGGAGAAAGGGCTGGGCATGATTTTGATCGACTACCTGCAGCTGATTCAGGGCCGGGGCAAGCCCGGGGAAAACCGGCAGCAGGAAGTATCGGAAATTTCGCGGACGCTGAAGCAGATCGCGCGGGAGCTGGAAGTGCCCGTCATCGCGCTGTCCCAGCTGTCCCGCGGCGTCGAGCAACGGCAGGACAAGCGGCCGATGATGTCTGACTTGCGGGAATCGGGCTCGATCGAGCAGGACGCCGACATTGTCGCGTTCCTGTACCGTGACGATTACTACAATCAGGATACCGAGAAGAAGAACATCATCGAGATCATCATCGCCAAGCAGCGGAACGGGCCGGTCGGCACGGTCGAGCTCGTCTTTTTGAAGAACTTCAACAAGTTCGTCAGCCTCGACCGCTCCCACAGCGATCCACTGGCCGGCACCGCGTGA